The proteins below are encoded in one region of bacterium:
- a CDS encoding WbqC family protein, with translation MKIIAAHLPAYLPGADLFCKLARAEALLFADHLQYSKHGVINRGRIKTPEGARWLTVPVLTKARGRQAIREVEINRNEAWARRHWRSLQTNYNLAPYFLQFADRFAAIYRRDWTRLLDLNLALYETICACLKITKPVYLSSELALAATEQPWLISAIKQLGGTAYLTAAAAPNLPEAAFAHAGLELHYVPRREMSYHQLYGEFIANLSVVDVLFNEGGDYFR, from the coding sequence ATGAAAATCATTGCCGCACATCTTCCCGCCTATTTGCCGGGCGCTGATCTTTTTTGCAAGCTGGCACGCGCGGAGGCGCTGCTGTTCGCCGACCATCTGCAGTATTCCAAACATGGCGTGATCAATCGCGGCCGCATCAAGACGCCGGAGGGGGCGCGCTGGCTGACCGTGCCGGTGCTCACCAAAGCCCGGGGCCGCCAGGCGATTCGCGAGGTCGAGATCAATCGCAACGAGGCCTGGGCGCGGCGCCACTGGCGCAGCCTGCAGACGAATTACAATCTCGCGCCCTATTTCCTGCAATTCGCCGATCGTTTCGCGGCGATCTATCGCCGCGACTGGACCCGGCTGCTCGATCTCAATCTGGCGCTGTACGAGACGATCTGTGCTTGTCTGAAAATCACGAAACCGGTTTACCTCAGTTCAGAACTCGCGCTCGCGGCAACAGAGCAGCCCTGGCTGATTTCGGCAATCAAACAACTGGGCGGCACGGCTTACCTCACCGCAGCAGCGGCGCCCAATCTGCCGGAAGCAGCCTTTGCCCATGCCGGCCTCGAGTTGCATTATGTGCCGCGGCGGGAGATGAGCTATCATCAACTCTATGGCGAATTCATCGCCAATCTCAGCGTGGTGGATGTTTTGTTCAACGAAGGTGGAGATTATTTCAGGTGA
- a CDS encoding SRPBCC family protein: MSMLKESIEIKRPLAEVWPYLDIAHWPKVSPIFQEVEPLDDTMKTGARYLVTAGPGEAKVKYNLEVVACDQSLGRLVYKRTGGPLPGTSEWSLATTPSGTRVVYTNYYQHDLNSTVLSSIMRAMERFLNDLRNAVENSDKKPQ; the protein is encoded by the coding sequence ATGTCGATGCTCAAGGAATCAATCGAAATCAAGCGGCCGCTTGCCGAGGTGTGGCCCTATCTCGACATCGCGCACTGGCCGAAGGTCTCACCGATCTTTCAAGAAGTCGAACCGCTCGATGACACGATGAAAACGGGCGCGCGCTACCTCGTCACTGCCGGCCCGGGTGAGGCCAAGGTCAAGTACAATCTCGAAGTCGTTGCCTGCGATCAAAGCCTCGGCCGCCTGGTTTACAAGCGCACCGGCGGGCCGCTGCCCGGCACCAGCGAATGGTCACTCGCCACCACGCCCTCCGGCACCCGCGTCGTCTACACCAACTACTACCAGCACGACTTGAATTCCACCGTGCTCAGCTCCATCATGCGCGCGATGGAACGCTTTCTGAATGACTTGCGCAACGCGGTGGAAAACTCAGATAAGAAGCCGCAATAA
- a CDS encoding aminomethyltransferase family protein, with protein sequence MPIPSPFYSRMAPLCQSLDWRNWAGYAAVSVYEFSHEREYYAIRNAAALIDVSPLFKYEIRGPEARRLVDRVITREAQACRAGQVLYTPWCDEQGKMIDDGTVACLAEDHFRITSADPNLRWFQDCGYGLQAQVEDVSAALAALSLQGPKSREILQQTVTGVDFTALKYFRLAHGRLAGRPLTVTRTGYTGDLGYELWFDPIHAETMWDALMDKGKDYGLLPAGMVAMDIARVEAALLLGDVDYISSHKALTEARKSSPLEVGLEWAVKFDKGDFIGRPALWAEKTRGPKWRFAGLEVDWQELEALYAAADLPPQVAGRASRLAVPIYRDGRQIGQATSSTFSPILKKFIALGTVESQYAALGTRVEMEITVEFAREQAGATVVKTPFFDPPRKRL encoded by the coding sequence ATGCCGATCCCCTCTCCCTTCTACTCGCGCATGGCGCCGCTCTGTCAGAGCCTGGACTGGCGCAATTGGGCGGGCTATGCCGCGGTGAGCGTCTACGAATTTTCACACGAACGTGAGTACTATGCCATTCGCAACGCCGCCGCTTTGATCGATGTTTCGCCGCTGTTCAAATATGAAATCCGCGGACCGGAAGCACGGCGGCTGGTGGATCGTGTCATCACGCGCGAGGCGCAAGCCTGCCGCGCTGGCCAGGTGCTGTACACGCCCTGGTGCGATGAACAGGGCAAGATGATCGACGACGGCACCGTGGCGTGTCTCGCCGAGGATCATTTTCGCATCACCTCCGCGGATCCCAATCTGCGCTGGTTCCAGGACTGCGGTTACGGCCTGCAGGCCCAAGTCGAAGACGTCAGCGCAGCGCTGGCGGCACTCTCACTGCAAGGGCCCAAGTCGCGCGAGATTCTGCAGCAAACCGTCACCGGCGTGGACTTCACCGCGCTGAAGTATTTTCGCCTGGCACACGGCCGGCTCGCCGGCAGGCCGCTCACCGTCACTCGCACCGGCTACACCGGCGATCTCGGCTATGAGCTGTGGTTTGATCCCATCCATGCAGAAACGATGTGGGACGCGCTGATGGACAAAGGGAAAGATTATGGCCTGCTGCCGGCCGGCATGGTCGCGATGGACATCGCGCGGGTGGAGGCGGCCCTGCTGCTCGGCGACGTGGATTACATCTCCAGCCACAAGGCGCTCACGGAAGCACGCAAATCTTCACCGCTGGAAGTGGGGTTGGAATGGGCGGTGAAATTCGACAAGGGCGACTTCATCGGCCGCCCGGCTTTGTGGGCTGAAAAAACGCGCGGCCCGAAATGGCGCTTCGCCGGACTCGAGGTCGATTGGCAGGAATTGGAAGCCCTCTATGCCGCGGCTGACCTGCCGCCCCAAGTGGCCGGCCGCGCCTCGCGCCTGGCCGTGCCGATCTATCGTGACGGCCGCCAAATCGGCCAGGCGACCAGCAGCACGTTTTCGCCGATTCTGAAGAAGTTCATCGCCCTCGGCACGGTCGAGAGCCAATATGCCGCGCTCGGCACCAGGGTCGAAATGGAAATCACGGTGGAGTTCGCGCGCGAGCAAGCCGGCGCCACAGTCGTGAAGACGCCGTTCTTTGATCCGCCTCGCAAGCGGCTGTGA
- a CDS encoding DUF4382 domain-containing protein — protein MRKYGLLLAGCWCGLMIGCGEESTAPEPQQATLRLWLTDKPAAFDAVNITFTEVSAHRNNQWVVLSGQTQTVNLLDWNNGKTLLLGQAEVEAGAYTQIRLQIAAAEVVWQGQSFSLDVPSGAQSGLKLLANFEVAAGSTYDLVLDFDAQRSIVITGPRQQPNGFKLKPVIRAAALALTGSISGTVVNREALPMAYAIAGGDTVTASVIESGTGFFRLAFLPPGGYTVSIADTLGRSFLQEQVPVTAGKDFGLGTVTLQ, from the coding sequence ATGCGGAAGTACGGGTTGCTCCTGGCGGGCTGTTGGTGCGGGTTGATGATCGGATGCGGCGAAGAGAGCACGGCGCCGGAGCCGCAGCAGGCCACGCTGCGCCTTTGGCTGACCGACAAGCCGGCCGCGTTCGACGCCGTCAATATCACCTTCACGGAAGTCAGTGCTCACCGCAACAATCAATGGGTGGTGCTGAGCGGCCAGACGCAAACCGTCAATCTGCTGGACTGGAACAACGGCAAGACCCTCTTGCTCGGCCAGGCCGAGGTCGAAGCCGGCGCATACACACAAATCCGTTTGCAGATTGCGGCAGCGGAAGTGGTCTGGCAGGGGCAGAGCTTCAGTCTCGATGTGCCGAGCGGCGCGCAAAGCGGCTTGAAGCTGCTCGCCAACTTCGAAGTCGCCGCGGGGTCGACTTACGATCTCGTCCTTGATTTCGACGCGCAGCGTTCGATCGTGATCACCGGACCGCGCCAACAACCCAACGGCTTCAAGCTCAAACCCGTCATTCGTGCGGCGGCGCTGGCACTCACCGGCTCGATTTCCGGAACCGTCGTGAACCGCGAGGCCTTGCCGATGGCCTATGCCATTGCCGGCGGCGATACGGTGACCGCGAGCGTGATCGAGTCCGGCACCGGTTTCTTCCGGCTGGCATTTCTGCCGCCCGGCGGCTACACCGTCAGCATTGCGGATACGCTGGGCCGCAGCTTCCTCCAGGAGCAAGTGCCGGTCACGGCCGGCAAAGACTTCGGCCTGGGCACTGTAACCTTGCAGTAA
- the hisS gene encoding histidine--tRNA ligase translates to MISVQPPSGTRDFLADELRKRRQVIRVIQEVYESFGFEPLETPAFENLSTLLGKYGEEGDQLLFRILRRGEKLQEVLAAGAGAQNELSDLALRYDLTVPLARVMARYRSQLPKFYKRYQIQPVWRADRPAKGRFREFMQCDLDVCGSSSLVVEAEVLAAACTVLDRLQFSTYSISLNHREVLRGLIEAAGAPAELEATALVAVDKLDKLGTAGVRAELVQRGLAVPAAERLLRLLEQVQNLPDNEQRLARLGEELHRPAAVAGLEALRTILVLSRDTAAGPRLMINPSLARGLSYYTGAIFEVIVPGAAGSLGGGGRYDGLVGMFAGQVIPACGFSLGLERVVLVLDEQGRFDAAAGAIQVMLMNFAETQAEVLALANRLRGLGVSCDVYPEAAGLKQQFNYAAGRNVQYVGFYGEREQESNQLRLKRQTDGAELSLALNDLENEWKKLTRL, encoded by the coding sequence ATGATAAGTGTGCAGCCGCCGAGCGGCACCCGCGACTTTCTCGCCGATGAATTGCGCAAGCGCCGCCAGGTGATTCGCGTCATTCAGGAAGTGTACGAGTCATTCGGCTTCGAGCCGCTGGAGACGCCGGCGTTCGAGAATCTCAGCACGCTGCTAGGGAAATATGGCGAAGAAGGCGACCAGCTTTTGTTTCGCATTCTTCGCCGCGGGGAGAAATTGCAGGAGGTGCTGGCAGCCGGCGCGGGCGCGCAAAACGAACTCAGCGATCTGGCGTTACGCTACGATCTCACTGTTCCATTGGCGCGGGTGATGGCGCGCTATCGCAGCCAATTGCCCAAATTCTACAAGCGCTATCAAATTCAGCCGGTGTGGCGTGCTGACCGTCCCGCCAAGGGCCGCTTTCGCGAGTTCATGCAGTGCGACCTCGATGTATGCGGCAGTTCGTCACTGGTGGTCGAAGCCGAAGTGTTGGCGGCTGCGTGCACCGTGCTGGATCGCCTGCAGTTCAGCACCTACAGCATCAGCCTCAACCATCGCGAAGTCTTGCGCGGGTTAATCGAGGCGGCGGGCGCGCCGGCTGAGCTGGAAGCCACCGCACTGGTGGCGGTCGACAAGCTCGACAAGCTCGGCACTGCTGGTGTGCGCGCGGAGCTGGTGCAACGCGGGCTGGCCGTGCCGGCGGCAGAAAGACTCCTGCGGCTGTTGGAGCAGGTGCAGAATCTCCCGGACAACGAACAGCGGCTGGCGCGCCTCGGGGAAGAGCTGCACCGGCCCGCGGCCGTTGCCGGCCTCGAGGCGTTGCGCACGATTCTGGTACTGAGCCGGGACACGGCTGCCGGGCCGCGATTGATGATCAACCCCAGCCTGGCGCGCGGCCTGTCTTACTACACCGGCGCGATTTTCGAAGTGATTGTGCCGGGCGCGGCCGGCTCATTGGGCGGCGGTGGCCGCTATGACGGCCTGGTCGGCATGTTTGCCGGGCAAGTGATTCCCGCCTGCGGCTTTTCGCTTGGGCTGGAGCGCGTGGTGTTGGTGCTGGACGAACAGGGCCGGTTTGATGCGGCGGCGGGTGCAATTCAAGTTATGCTCATGAATTTTGCCGAAACCCAGGCCGAAGTTTTGGCGCTCGCCAACCGGTTGCGCGGCCTGGGCGTGTCTTGCGATGTCTATCCCGAGGCCGCCGGTTTGAAACAGCAATTCAACTATGCCGCCGGCCGCAACGTGCAGTATGTCGGGTTCTACGGCGAGCGCGAGCAGGAAAGCAACCAACTTCGCCTGAAGCGCCAGACTGATGGCGCGGAGTTGAGCCTGGCTCTAAATGATTTGGAGAATGAGTGGAAAAAGCTGACTAGGCTGTAG
- a CDS encoding fibronectin type III domain-containing protein: protein MRQLRYDRVHWGLTGCALLMAALLAPPAPAQTLTQDRQYEPVQMAAFSFPDFSGDIAPVNQLFMYAYRGGVWQQIPFQIDERGLEVVQGDSLPNSYFAPKDGRLDDNDQLLFMARDAGEQAAFWNWISDPSARSFPRYEIRLLDPQTSREAYVYLHRSSTLAPDPAVASYMRYSPSPAGRVAADTVRGVSYIQGHANNGVPDFLAVPASFGGSGIDFFDRLKLRIRAVVSVPIIGNQTVTANEQDNLIALDNSLRTVAGKIRVIREVQERINVSVSVLNVNVDTVAIALFFYPFSQQLSGQIPLPSALGARLLRATFDFNSNMANQTWYNKNTTTPRTITGASGGISEAEGVIDILPKRNWFSASSNQHGSFVGIFGIDNIPNTTQKYYFWDAMSGTGDGTSDTGDGRSYGDTGFIIQGINNNPIVATFQLGFISYILGPNLTRAQAVALNANAEAPVSQILNLQTYDGIAPAAVADLRVSNSTATSVALSWTAPADVGSTVASYELGYSTTAVGADVNAWFENTASRTGNLPASGVPGTTESVIIENLTTGARYFFVLRSRDAFGNVSPYSNIATIDAVPVELVAFHAQVERNQTELQWSTASETNNLGFQVERRQAARAWQTIGFVPGHGTTTQTRYYNFVDRDLQPGEYTYRLRQVDFNGAFEYSPEISVNVNVPQRFLLAQNYPNPLLTSQGFTVIRYELPHATPQPVALRIFDLLGHEVRRLVNENQAAGYYEARWDGRRANGERVAAGLYFVELRSAGLRAIQKLTVMQ from the coding sequence ATGCGGCAACTTCGTTACGATCGCGTTCATTGGGGCCTCACCGGTTGCGCCCTGCTGATGGCCGCGCTGCTCGCGCCGCCTGCGCCGGCACAGACCTTGACGCAAGATCGGCAGTATGAGCCCGTGCAAATGGCAGCCTTCAGTTTTCCGGATTTCTCCGGTGACATTGCGCCGGTCAATCAACTTTTCATGTATGCTTATCGCGGCGGCGTGTGGCAACAGATTCCCTTTCAAATTGATGAGCGCGGGCTGGAAGTGGTGCAGGGCGATTCCCTGCCCAACAGCTACTTTGCGCCGAAAGACGGCCGCCTGGACGACAATGACCAGCTTCTTTTCATGGCGCGTGACGCCGGCGAGCAGGCCGCCTTCTGGAATTGGATTAGCGACCCCTCGGCGCGCAGCTTCCCGCGCTATGAAATCCGGCTGCTCGATCCGCAAACTTCCCGCGAGGCGTATGTGTACTTGCATCGTTCCAGCACGCTGGCGCCCGACCCCGCGGTGGCTTCCTACATGCGGTATTCCCCCAGTCCGGCAGGCCGGGTGGCCGCCGATACGGTGCGCGGCGTGAGTTACATTCAAGGACATGCCAACAACGGTGTGCCGGATTTTCTCGCGGTGCCGGCCTCATTCGGCGGTTCCGGCATCGACTTTTTCGACCGCTTGAAATTGCGCATTCGCGCCGTCGTCTCGGTTCCGATTATCGGCAATCAGACGGTGACGGCGAATGAGCAGGACAACCTGATCGCGCTGGACAACAGCCTGCGAACCGTTGCGGGCAAGATTCGCGTCATTCGCGAAGTGCAAGAGCGGATCAACGTTTCGGTTTCCGTGCTCAACGTCAACGTCGACACCGTTGCCATCGCGCTCTTTTTCTATCCCTTTTCCCAGCAACTGTCCGGACAGATTCCTCTGCCTTCGGCCCTGGGCGCGCGGCTGCTGCGCGCGACCTTTGACTTCAACTCGAACATGGCCAATCAAACCTGGTACAACAAGAATACCACCACGCCACGCACCATTACCGGCGCCTCCGGCGGCATCAGCGAGGCCGAGGGCGTCATCGACATCCTGCCCAAGCGCAATTGGTTCAGCGCCAGCTCCAATCAGCACGGCAGCTTCGTCGGCATCTTCGGGATCGACAACATCCCGAACACCACGCAAAAATATTACTTCTGGGATGCGATGAGCGGCACCGGCGACGGCACCAGCGACACCGGCGACGGCCGTTCCTATGGCGACACCGGCTTCATCATCCAGGGCATCAACAACAATCCCATTGTGGCGACCTTTCAACTCGGCTTCATCTCCTACATTCTCGGCCCGAATTTGACGCGCGCGCAGGCCGTGGCGCTCAATGCCAATGCCGAAGCGCCGGTGAGCCAGATTCTGAATCTGCAAACCTACGACGGCATCGCGCCGGCGGCGGTGGCGGATTTGCGTGTCTCCAACTCCACCGCCACGAGCGTGGCCCTGTCGTGGACCGCGCCGGCAGATGTCGGCTCAACCGTGGCCAGCTATGAGCTGGGTTACTCGACCACAGCGGTGGGTGCTGACGTCAATGCCTGGTTTGAAAACACGGCCAGCAGAACCGGTAATTTGCCTGCGTCTGGCGTGCCTGGCACCACCGAATCAGTGATCATCGAAAACCTCACCACGGGAGCGCGTTACTTTTTCGTGCTGCGCTCGCGCGATGCCTTCGGCAATGTCTCGCCCTACTCGAATATTGCCACCATCGATGCCGTGCCGGTCGAATTGGTCGCCTTTCACGCGCAGGTCGAGCGCAATCAAACCGAGCTGCAGTGGAGCACTGCCAGCGAGACCAACAACCTCGGCTTTCAAGTGGAACGCCGGCAGGCCGCACGGGCGTGGCAGACCATCGGCTTCGTGCCCGGCCACGGCACCACCACGCAAACACGGTACTACAATTTTGTTGATCGCGATTTGCAGCCCGGGGAGTACACCTACCGCCTGCGCCAGGTCGATTTCAACGGCGCGTTTGAGTATTCGCCGGAAATCAGTGTGAATGTGAACGTTCCCCAGCGTTTTCTGCTGGCGCAGAATTACCCCAACCCGCTGCTCACCAGCCAGGGTTTTACCGTGATTCGTTATGAGCTGCCGCATGCGACGCCGCAGCCGGTGGCGCTGCGCATTTTCGATCTGCTCGGCCATGAGGTGCGGCGCCTGGTGAATGAAAACCAGGCTGCCGGCTACTACGAAGCCCGCTGGGACGGCCGCCGGGCGAACGGCGAGCGGGTCGCGGCCGGCCTTTACTTCGTGGAATTGCGTTCGGCGGGCCTGCGCGCCATTCAAAAGCTGACCGTGATGCAGTAA